The Desulfobotulus mexicanus genome includes the window TGGCTTATAAAATGCTGGTGGTGGATGATTCCCAGCCCATGCGTTCTGTAATTAAAAAAACAATCCGTGCTGCGGGGTATGGGGATGCTGATTTTCTGGAGGCTTCCAATGGAAGGGAGGCTTTGGCCCTTGTGGGAGAAAGCTGGCTGGATCTTGTGGTTACGGATTACAATATGCCGGATATGAACGGTATGGAAATGATAGAAGAATTTAAAAAAGATGCTGTTCTGGCAGGAATCCCAGTGCTGGTTGTAACAACGGAGGGAAGCCTTGAAAAAGTTGAGGCTTTTTTACAGATGGGCGCTGCGGGATATATAAAAAAGCCTTTTAGTCCGGAACAGATAAGGGAGAAAATAGTCGCCATATTAGGAGAACCCCATGGAGCAGAATCTGAAGAAGGCGATGCAGAACTCGATTTCTGAGGTGCTTGGCACCATGTTCTACATGCCCCTTGAATTTGATCAAGAGGAGACACTTTCGGAAAGCAGGCTATTGGCATTGCCGGATATTAAGGCATCCATCCTCTGTTTTGACGGCCCTTTCAGTGGCTGCCTTGTCATGCTTGTTCCCGGAGAGCTTTTGGCCCTGATGACGGCGGATTTTATGGGGGAAAAGGAAGTCAGTGCCATGGAGATGGAGGAAACCCTAAAGGAGATTTCCAATATGGTGGCTGGCAATACCTTCAGCAATTATGACTGTCATATGGAATTTTGCCTGGGCATTCCTGAGATTCTTCAGGGGGTGCATGGCAGTCATGAGGTTTTTAGCCGGAAAGGTATTTTTTTAATGGTGGAGTCCGTGGATGGTCCACTTGGGGTATGGATGGGGCTTGGTTCCTGAAGATCCGGAGGAAAAAACGGAAGGAAATTCTATGGGAGCAGATAATATCCGGGTTCTGGTGGTGGATGATTCGGCAATTGTGCGTAAGGTCTTTACGGAGGAGTTGTCAAGGGAGCCGGGCATAGAAGTGGTGGGAACGGCACCGGACCCCTATGTTGCCAGAGATAAAATTGTGCATCTGAAACCCGAT containing:
- a CDS encoding chemotaxis protein CheX, whose protein sequence is MEQNLKKAMQNSISEVLGTMFYMPLEFDQEETLSESRLLALPDIKASILCFDGPFSGCLVMLVPGELLALMTADFMGEKEVSAMEMEETLKEISNMVAGNTFSNYDCHMEFCLGIPEILQGVHGSHEVFSRKGIFLMVESVDGPLGVWMGLGS
- a CDS encoding response regulator — its product is MAYKMLVVDDSQPMRSVIKKTIRAAGYGDADFLEASNGREALALVGESWLDLVVTDYNMPDMNGMEMIEEFKKDAVLAGIPVLVVTTEGSLEKVEAFLQMGAAGYIKKPFSPEQIREKIVAILGEPHGAESEEGDAELDF